A single genomic interval of Fibrobacter sp. UWB4 harbors:
- a CDS encoding amino acid ABC transporter ATP-binding protein produces MNANAETLIQVKNLCKSYGDKQILKGISLDIHRGDVIAIIGPSGCGKSTFLRQLNLLELPTSGDILLDGKSILAKDVSKPSIRERVGMVFQQFNLFKNMTALKNIMFAPVKLGRLSKAEAETRARELLKRVGLLDRADHYPAQLSGGQQQRIAIARAMAMQPEAILFDEPTSALDPEMVGEVLKIMKDLAKSGMTMIVVTHEMSFAREVANRVLFFADGYVKEDGTPEEVFDNPKDTRLKEFLSALKK; encoded by the coding sequence ATGAACGCTAATGCAGAAACTTTAATCCAGGTCAAGAACCTTTGCAAATCTTACGGTGACAAGCAGATTCTTAAGGGAATTTCACTTGATATCCATCGCGGTGACGTGATTGCAATTATTGGTCCGTCTGGTTGTGGTAAGTCGACTTTCTTGCGCCAGCTGAACTTGCTTGAGCTTCCGACGAGCGGCGATATCCTTTTGGATGGCAAGAGCATCTTGGCGAAGGATGTTTCGAAGCCTTCGATTCGCGAACGCGTTGGCATGGTTTTCCAGCAGTTCAACCTGTTCAAGAACATGACGGCTCTCAAGAACATCATGTTTGCGCCGGTGAAACTCGGTCGCCTTTCGAAGGCTGAAGCCGAAACTCGTGCGCGTGAACTTTTGAAGCGCGTGGGACTTTTGGACCGTGCAGACCATTATCCGGCACAGCTTTCGGGCGGTCAGCAGCAGCGTATCGCTATTGCCCGTGCTATGGCAATGCAACCCGAAGCGATTCTCTTTGACGAACCAACGAGTGCTCTGGACCCGGAAATGGTGGGCGAGGTGCTCAAGATCATGAAGGACCTTGCAAAGTCAGGAATGACGATGATCGTTGTGACGCACGAAATGAGCTTTGCCCGCGAAGTGGCGAACCGCGTTCTTTTCTTTGCCGACGGTTACGTCAAGGAAGACGGAACGCCTGAAGAAGTCTTCGACAATCCGAAGGACACTCGCCTCAAGGAATTCCTTTCGGCTTTGAAAAAGTAA
- a CDS encoding SUMF1/EgtB/PvdO family nonheme iron enzyme encodes MANNEKNSTQNAQHAQGNAPKKKGKRNLVILILMFLLLICLFIVQCQLNKVKQQALEEQKLSELALRQQQILDSLRAEQAKADSLKALEEARIADSLRLADSIRTADSLANLPKVPAVNKDSIRAIRKFRRDSIARVNDSLARIEKDRQDSLNKARFADSLRNSDKVPPTAEITPPAGRYYDPIKLKVKCDEIKCKTFVSIGDTLNPQDASKPIDYNKTGSVFFYATDSVGNRTAWEEAKYDMASDNICGKNAYPVPVGSKTVCVDAYEYPNQPDATPKDMVSQEEAARICANEGKHLCTIDEWQAACRGKDGFKFSYGNSYKQSKCNTNTKAAKRSGRKTQCRSWYGMYDMNGNLWEWTASTSKQHPDKFLVAGGAWNTNNESSCSVSKFSFYPQNQYPSVGFRCCK; translated from the coding sequence ATGGCAAACAACGAAAAGAATTCTACGCAGAACGCACAACATGCGCAAGGCAATGCACCGAAGAAAAAAGGGAAACGCAATCTCGTCATCCTGATTTTGATGTTCCTTTTGCTCATCTGCCTTTTTATAGTACAGTGCCAGCTCAACAAGGTCAAGCAGCAAGCGCTTGAAGAGCAGAAGCTCTCGGAACTAGCGCTCCGCCAGCAGCAGATTCTTGATAGCCTCCGCGCAGAACAGGCCAAGGCAGACAGCTTGAAGGCTCTCGAAGAAGCAAGAATCGCAGACAGTTTGCGCCTTGCCGACAGCATCCGCACGGCAGATTCACTTGCCAATTTGCCCAAAGTCCCGGCAGTCAACAAGGACAGCATCCGCGCCATACGCAAGTTCCGCAGGGATAGCATCGCCCGCGTTAACGACTCACTCGCCCGTATCGAAAAAGACCGCCAGGATTCTCTGAACAAGGCTCGCTTTGCCGATAGCCTCCGCAACTCGGACAAAGTCCCGCCCACCGCCGAAATCACGCCGCCTGCAGGCCGCTACTACGATCCGATCAAGCTCAAGGTCAAGTGCGACGAAATCAAGTGCAAGACATTTGTTTCCATCGGCGATACGCTCAACCCGCAAGACGCAAGTAAGCCCATCGATTACAACAAGACCGGTTCCGTATTCTTCTACGCAACCGACTCCGTCGGTAACCGCACCGCCTGGGAAGAAGCCAAGTACGACATGGCAAGCGACAACATTTGCGGCAAGAACGCCTACCCCGTTCCGGTCGGTTCAAAGACCGTCTGCGTAGACGCTTACGAATACCCGAACCAGCCGGATGCCACACCGAAAGACATGGTCTCACAGGAAGAAGCCGCCCGCATTTGCGCAAACGAAGGCAAGCACCTCTGTACCATCGACGAATGGCAAGCCGCCTGCCGTGGCAAGGACGGATTCAAATTCTCCTACGGTAACAGTTACAAGCAAAGCAAGTGCAACACCAATACTAAGGCAGCCAAGAGAAGCGGTCGCAAGACGCAGTGCCGCAGCTGGTACGGCATGTACGACATGAACGGAAACCTCTGGGAATGGACAGCCTCCACAAGCAAGCAGCACCCGGACAAGTTCCTGGTCGCAGGTGGCGCATGGAACACGAACAACGAAAGTAGCTGTTCCGTGAGCAAATTCAGCTTCTATCCGCAAAACCAGTACCCGAGTGTCGGTTTCAGGTGTTGTAAATAA
- the cdaA gene encoding diadenylate cyclase CdaA, producing MTLFKLFGIIDVRMADILDVLLISVILYYIFLLFRGTRAAQMIFGGFLLILAWLIAQWWELHTLVWMLSNLATLGIIAIVILFQPEIRSALTRIGQSVSKVDLRNILFHASGLDDIAQKICTAVQDLAKTKTGALIVLEKRVGLKNYADTGEYLDARISSRLLRALFFPNSALHDGAVILNCKSIVAAGCILPMPTGNAEGDAGYGMRHRAAKALAAESDALIIIVSEETGKISTAYRNNLRRGLTPKELKAEIFRHWHDLFNEVIEEEQTEGENEAVENKV from the coding sequence ATGACGCTGTTTAAGTTATTCGGCATCATCGATGTTCGCATGGCTGACATCCTGGATGTCCTCCTCATATCAGTCATTCTGTACTATATCTTTTTGCTGTTCCGCGGAACACGTGCGGCCCAGATGATTTTCGGTGGCTTTTTGCTCATTCTCGCATGGCTCATCGCACAATGGTGGGAACTCCATACGCTCGTGTGGATGCTCAGTAACCTTGCAACGCTCGGTATTATTGCCATCGTAATTTTGTTCCAGCCCGAAATCCGAAGCGCACTCACGCGAATCGGCCAAAGCGTAAGTAAGGTGGACTTGAGAAACATTCTCTTCCACGCCAGCGGTCTCGATGACATCGCCCAGAAGATTTGCACGGCCGTTCAGGATTTGGCAAAGACAAAAACCGGTGCGCTCATCGTGCTTGAAAAGCGCGTGGGCCTCAAGAACTACGCAGATACAGGTGAATACCTCGATGCACGAATCAGCTCCAGACTTTTGCGCGCACTGTTCTTCCCGAACTCCGCTTTGCACGACGGTGCCGTGATTCTCAACTGCAAGTCGATTGTCGCCGCAGGCTGCATTTTGCCGATGCCGACCGGTAACGCCGAAGGCGACGCAGGCTATGGCATGCGCCACCGCGCCGCTAAAGCACTCGCCGCCGAAAGTGATGCACTCATCATCATCGTCTCCGAAGAAACGGGTAAAATTTCTACCGCTTACAGAAACAACCTGAGACGCGGCCTCACCCCGAAAGAACTTAAAGCCGAAATTTTCCGCCACTGGCACGACCTCTTCAACGAAGTGATTGAAGAAGAACAAACCGAAGGCGAGAACGAAGCTGTCGAAAACAAGGTGTAA
- the folP gene encoding dihydropteroate synthase, translated as MPLVMGIVNVTPDSFFDGGKHNTPEAAYEHAISLVEQGAAILDIGGESSRPGSAPVSVQEELDRVCPVVEALAQTATISEDLDNPGFRKFYISVDTVKAKVAEECMKLGAHIINDISACMMDPKMIETVASTKASVVLNHMRGNFGTMQQDFKPYTNVVQEVQEELLAQVKKLLDAGVEKERICIDPGIGFGKTVQDNIDLMKSVDVMLKDGYPVLIGTSRKSYIGKMPGLETSDRLIPTVTADIIAALGGASVIRVHDVREAKESLLYLEALKSHDAV; from the coding sequence ATGCCGCTTGTCATGGGTATCGTGAATGTTACCCCAGACAGTTTCTTTGATGGAGGCAAGCATAACACGCCCGAAGCCGCTTACGAGCACGCTATTTCGTTGGTGGAACAAGGTGCAGCGATTCTCGATATCGGCGGTGAAAGCAGCCGCCCGGGAAGCGCTCCCGTAAGCGTCCAGGAAGAACTCGACCGCGTATGCCCCGTCGTAGAAGCGCTCGCACAGACAGCAACCATTTCGGAAGACCTCGACAATCCGGGATTCCGCAAGTTCTACATCTCGGTCGATACGGTCAAGGCTAAAGTCGCCGAAGAATGCATGAAGCTCGGTGCGCACATCATCAACGACATCAGCGCCTGCATGATGGACCCGAAGATGATTGAAACCGTAGCAAGCACAAAGGCAAGCGTGGTGCTGAACCACATGCGCGGAAACTTCGGAACGATGCAGCAGGACTTCAAACCGTACACGAACGTAGTCCAGGAAGTTCAGGAAGAACTCTTGGCCCAAGTGAAGAAGCTCCTCGATGCCGGCGTCGAAAAAGAACGCATTTGCATTGACCCGGGTATCGGTTTTGGAAAGACGGTTCAAGACAACATAGACTTGATGAAGTCCGTGGACGTGATGCTCAAGGACGGCTACCCCGTTTTGATTGGCACGTCGAGAAAGTCCTACATCGGAAAGATGCCTGGGCTTGAAACGAGCGACAGGCTTATCCCGACCGTGACCGCAGACATTATTGCCGCCCTTGGCGGTGCAAGCGTCATCCGCGTTCACGATGTTCGCGAAGCAAAAGAATCACTTTTATATTTGGAGGCATTGAAGTCCCATGACGCTGTTTAA